In Thalassotalea sp. Sam97, a single window of DNA contains:
- a CDS encoding patatin-like phospholipase family protein, whose protein sequence is MLATEKKSYKGYKTALLLTGGGATAAYQVGVLKAIARFLPRNHGIPFPIICGTSAGAINATTIACYASCYHLGVRKLEYVYNNLHTSKIYHSDAWLVFSHIARGILDGMRAGYASKRPVSLLNNEPLRQLLNQVVDFRRIDANISKDYLSSIAVTCSSYSSGDSISFYQADKSIKPWARAKRRGVQTTLNATHLLASSAIPLIFPSVKIKHEHFGDGSVSQLSPLSAPIHLGARRIFIIGVEQPRQHIHQAVAFHQPPSGAEITGHLMDTVFSEALNGDLERLQRINQTLSLIDDEAKQQSPLKHIDSLLINPSKNFHVLANEHYDELQWALRAILRLMGSGRGSDSTLMSYILFQQNYCKRLIQIGFEDGMERQQEIIDFLDL, encoded by the coding sequence ATGCTAGCTACCGAAAAGAAAAGCTACAAAGGATATAAAACTGCGTTGTTACTCACCGGCGGTGGTGCAACGGCGGCATATCAAGTAGGTGTTTTAAAAGCTATCGCTCGATTTTTACCACGCAATCATGGCATTCCTTTTCCCATTATTTGTGGAACATCCGCAGGCGCCATTAATGCAACTACCATCGCCTGTTACGCATCCTGTTACCACTTAGGGGTACGCAAACTCGAATATGTTTATAACAACTTACATACCAGTAAAATTTATCACTCAGATGCTTGGTTAGTTTTTTCGCATATTGCCAGAGGCATTTTAGACGGTATGCGTGCTGGTTACGCCAGTAAACGGCCCGTAAGTTTGCTCAATAATGAGCCTTTACGGCAATTATTAAATCAAGTTGTCGACTTTCGCCGCATCGACGCCAATATTAGTAAAGATTACTTGTCGTCGATCGCGGTGACCTGCTCAAGCTATAGCAGCGGTGATTCGATTAGCTTTTATCAAGCAGATAAGTCGATTAAGCCATGGGCTAGAGCCAAACGCCGTGGCGTACAAACGACATTAAATGCCACTCATCTACTGGCATCCAGTGCGATACCTTTGATTTTTCCGTCGGTGAAGATTAAGCATGAGCATTTTGGTGATGGTTCTGTTAGTCAGCTATCGCCATTAAGTGCGCCTATCCACTTAGGCGCACGACGTATCTTTATCATTGGTGTTGAACAACCTAGGCAACACATTCACCAAGCTGTGGCGTTTCATCAACCGCCTAGTGGCGCCGAAATTACTGGCCATTTAATGGATACCGTATTTAGTGAGGCACTTAACGGTGATTTAGAGCGTTTACAGCGTATTAATCAAACCTTATCTCTTATTGATGATGAGGCAAAACAGCAATCGCCACTAAAGCATATCGACAGTTTGCTCATCAACCCCAGTAAAAACTTCCATGTGCTCGCTAACGAACATTATGACGAATTACAATGGGCTTTGCGCGCCATTTTAAGGTTAATGGGCAGTGGCCGAGGTTCCGACTCCACATTAATGTCTTATATTTTGTTCCAACAAAACTACTGTAAGCGGCTAATTCAAATTGGCTTTGAAGATGGCATGGAGCGACAGCAAGAAATCATCGACTTTCTTGATTTGTAA
- a CDS encoding tetratricopeptide repeat protein, whose product MSGKDLITKSNTNNNGAKSNLAGRASLLRLHQGFSLADVIVEPDSGVVIRNGERFHLAPKAMEVLVFLASKECQLVSRQEILEFGWGDKSLSSTNVTHTISEIRHALGDHIECPTFIQTVPRKGYRLMVPCEEKAMANVYALQHQAQGSHQRWSLPLSILKSSRLFKASVAYVIISWVLLQVFAVILPIFSAPDWTLKAVTLILIIGFPLVLTVQWFSDLRQKRRSAQQHGQPSRFFYQQLAVDSFFVGIVLVVIYFLSTHLITYIDEEAVASATPVSASITKPISDNAVAVMTFKLNDADNYALAQIQDELITILANRPEYKVASLRAVQVLSATDNLATIKNRLGVRYLIEGSASVINNNITADLQLIDTLSGFQIWGGKVATASNDIYSFYQRLGREVINALAQAIPSNEISKIATMPTENSDAFDYYLQGKAQLRDNKTINSLTDAINSLKQALVLDPSFVNASASLCQAYMEIYLLSSDTSYFQQGSDVCEMTASYQASSVASYLSLGKLNLTKGRINKAQQYLYKGLEIDSESIPMLKTLAKTFAKQQQIEKAQELFLRAIKLEPDFWQNYYDYGLMFFESGQYQQAIEQFNKALTLNSEAANLFNALGGTYFLLMNWQSASDNWSQALALEPTAMTYANLATSYFYDQKFEQAAKTYQKSLELAPNNHIVWANLADAYKYSHDQQHLALETYQTALTMAQELQLVNPQSKSLRSKISRYYSEIGDCNNANAYRKELLKSAISDPYTHYSLALVGINCQQLLSTEQHLLQAIELGYPKDLILADPQFLVYKHQLNNIF is encoded by the coding sequence GTGAGTGGCAAAGACTTAATAACTAAATCAAATACCAATAACAACGGCGCTAAGTCAAATCTAGCGGGGCGTGCATCACTATTAAGATTGCATCAAGGCTTTAGCCTAGCTGATGTGATTGTCGAACCCGACAGTGGTGTTGTGATCCGTAATGGCGAACGCTTTCATTTAGCCCCCAAAGCAATGGAAGTATTAGTATTTTTGGCAAGTAAAGAATGTCAGTTAGTGTCCCGTCAAGAAATTCTAGAGTTTGGCTGGGGCGACAAATCACTTTCAAGCACCAATGTCACCCACACCATTAGCGAAATACGTCATGCCCTAGGGGATCATATTGAGTGCCCCACGTTTATTCAAACCGTACCTCGAAAAGGTTATCGGTTAATGGTGCCGTGTGAAGAAAAAGCCATGGCCAATGTCTATGCGCTACAACACCAAGCTCAAGGTTCTCATCAGCGCTGGAGCTTACCGTTATCGATTCTAAAAAGTAGCCGTTTATTTAAAGCAAGCGTTGCTTACGTCATTATCAGTTGGGTTTTACTGCAAGTGTTTGCGGTTATTTTACCCATATTCTCTGCCCCCGATTGGACGTTAAAAGCCGTCACTTTGATCCTTATCATCGGCTTTCCGCTGGTGTTAACCGTTCAGTGGTTTAGCGACCTTAGACAAAAGCGTCGTAGCGCACAACAACATGGTCAGCCTTCACGTTTTTTTTATCAACAGCTGGCTGTCGATTCGTTTTTCGTCGGTATTGTGTTGGTGGTTATTTACTTTTTATCGACCCACCTTATTACCTACATCGACGAAGAAGCGGTTGCTTCAGCAACACCTGTTAGCGCCAGTATAACAAAACCAATCAGTGACAATGCTGTGGCTGTTATGACCTTTAAGCTAAATGATGCAGACAATTACGCATTAGCGCAGATTCAAGATGAATTAATAACCATATTGGCGAATCGTCCAGAGTACAAAGTGGCGTCTTTACGCGCCGTGCAGGTACTTTCAGCAACCGATAATTTGGCGACCATTAAAAATCGTCTAGGGGTACGTTATTTAATTGAAGGCTCAGCAAGTGTTATCAATAACAATATCACTGCCGACCTACAGCTTATCGATACCCTATCCGGATTTCAGATTTGGGGAGGCAAGGTTGCCACTGCAAGTAACGATATTTATAGCTTTTACCAGCGTTTAGGGAGGGAGGTAATTAACGCCTTAGCACAAGCGATTCCCAGTAACGAAATCAGTAAGATAGCGACCATGCCTACCGAAAACAGCGACGCGTTTGACTATTACTTGCAAGGTAAAGCACAACTACGCGACAACAAAACCATCAACTCACTAACCGACGCAATTAATAGCTTAAAGCAAGCCTTGGTTTTAGATCCCAGTTTTGTCAATGCCTCTGCTTCCTTGTGTCAGGCCTACATGGAAATTTATTTACTCTCAAGTGATACGTCATATTTCCAACAAGGTAGCGACGTATGCGAAATGACGGCAAGTTATCAAGCAAGTAGCGTCGCCTCGTATTTATCCTTAGGTAAATTGAATCTCACCAAGGGTCGCATTAATAAAGCGCAGCAATACCTCTACAAAGGACTTGAGATTGACAGCGAGTCCATTCCCATGCTGAAAACATTGGCAAAGACATTTGCCAAACAACAGCAAATAGAGAAAGCACAAGAGTTATTTTTAAGAGCAATAAAACTAGAACCCGACTTTTGGCAAAACTATTACGATTACGGTTTAATGTTTTTTGAAAGCGGTCAATATCAACAGGCGATAGAACAATTTAATAAGGCGTTAACGTTAAACAGTGAAGCGGCTAATTTATTCAACGCTTTAGGGGGTACCTACTTTTTGTTAATGAATTGGCAAAGTGCCAGTGATAATTGGTCACAAGCGTTAGCACTGGAGCCCACAGCAATGACCTATGCGAATTTGGCAACCAGTTATTTTTATGACCAAAAATTTGAGCAAGCCGCAAAAACATATCAAAAAAGTTTAGAACTCGCGCCAAATAATCATATTGTCTGGGCAAATTTAGCCGATGCATACAAGTATTCTCACGATCAGCAGCACTTGGCACTAGAGACCTATCAAACCGCGCTTACCATGGCGCAAGAGCTACAATTGGTAAATCCGCAAAGCAAAAGCTTGCGTTCGAAAATAAGTCGTTATTACTCGGAGATTGGCGACTGTAACAATGCCAACGCCTATCGAAAAGAGCTTCTCAAATCGGCGATTAGCGATCCTTATACACATTATTCGCTGGCGCTGGTGGGCATAAATTGTCAACAGTTATTGTCTACAGAGCAGCATTTATTGCAAGCGATTGAACTAGGTTATCCAAAAGACCTGATACTGGCAGATCCTCAGTTTTTGGTCTATAAACATCAACTTAATAACATATTTTAA
- a CDS encoding efflux RND transporter permease subunit, protein MNIARYAIKTPVNVWLVIILCLLGGIIGLSNIGRLEDPAFTIKQVKVITTFNGASAEQVEREVTEPVEIALQQMPQLKRLTSVSKPGVSEVMVEIKSHYDGDTLPQIWDELRKRLTDLKPRLPKGTGAPQVYDDFGEVYGLYFALTAPDFSAREMREFARIIRRDLLTVEGVAKVEVTGVTQEQIVAYMDPNHIAGLGLSFPDVVNLLANNLQPAPGARIRVEDKKVRIIVEEPTSSIDEINQLTLVAPGTNSATKLQDIARMVIEPVDVQRSIIRYNGSPAITLAVAAISDVNIVEVGQRVDVKIAEILASLPLGIELQPIYNQASIVDEAVGGFIMNLFMSVAVVVITLCIFMGWRSGIVVGSILLVTVMGTILIMWLMNLQLQRISLGAMVIAMGMLVDNAIVVAEGMMLRMRQGKNAIEAASFIVKRTQWPLLGATVIGIAAFSGIGLSDDATGEFLYSLFAVIMISLLLSWVLAVLVTPLFGSYLYQQGTGQEESSQGFLLSGYRKFLRLALAHRWLTVVFLVAVTVIAYASFGKLKQGFFPPSNTPIFFMHYWGPQDQDIRTTNSIMERAEELVLAQENVDSVASFVGQGASRFTLTYGPESSNESYGLLLIRAKDPSFIDELGRTLLSELKQLDFNSNVYLERMQFGPSNGAKLAARFSGPDADVLRDLAEQAMVILRNDQQVRDIRHNWREKGKALNGHYDKINAGISAISRSDFNDAIQYASSGLQLGSLQDGDYTYKIMAKMANADDNEIAAIENALVWSSQQRQYVPFRQVSTGLELVSEEVRIQRRDRVRNITVFADPGFNETAGAALDRVRPQIEAIKLPAGYSLDWGGEFEAQKDAQKALGQGLPAGFLAMLIISILLFGQARQPLIIWLVVPMAVVGVVAGLYVTDLPFGFMALLGFLSLFGMLIKNAIVLLEEIDLQRQELDDDKTAIVEASVSRLRPVSLAAITTILGMAPLLSDAFFADMSVTIMGGLAFATILTLIAVPVLYALLYRIRYR, encoded by the coding sequence ATGAATATTGCCCGTTACGCAATTAAAACACCCGTAAATGTATGGCTGGTTATTATTCTATGCTTACTCGGCGGTATTATTGGTTTGAGCAATATTGGTCGTCTTGAAGATCCTGCATTCACCATAAAGCAGGTGAAAGTCATTACCACCTTCAATGGTGCAAGTGCCGAGCAAGTTGAGCGAGAAGTGACTGAGCCAGTGGAAATAGCCCTGCAACAAATGCCACAACTAAAGCGCTTAACATCAGTGTCTAAACCCGGTGTTTCAGAGGTTATGGTGGAGATCAAATCGCATTACGACGGCGATACCTTACCGCAAATTTGGGATGAATTAAGAAAACGCCTGACTGACCTAAAACCGCGTTTACCTAAAGGCACCGGAGCACCGCAAGTCTATGACGATTTTGGTGAAGTCTATGGTTTATATTTTGCGTTAACTGCGCCAGACTTTAGCGCTCGTGAAATGCGCGAATTCGCGCGTATTATTCGTCGTGATCTGCTCACCGTAGAGGGCGTCGCCAAAGTCGAGGTGACCGGTGTAACCCAAGAACAAATTGTCGCTTATATGGATCCCAACCATATAGCCGGGTTAGGTTTGTCATTTCCTGATGTGGTTAACTTACTTGCTAATAACTTGCAACCCGCACCTGGGGCGCGGATTCGCGTTGAAGATAAAAAGGTGCGCATTATCGTTGAAGAGCCCACCAGTAGCATCGACGAAATTAACCAGCTAACATTGGTTGCGCCTGGCACCAATAGTGCCACTAAATTACAAGATATTGCTCGCATGGTCATAGAGCCTGTCGATGTGCAGCGCAGTATCATTCGTTATAACGGCAGCCCAGCGATAACGTTAGCCGTTGCAGCGATCAGTGATGTCAATATTGTTGAAGTGGGGCAACGTGTTGATGTGAAAATTGCGGAGATATTAGCGAGTTTGCCACTGGGAATTGAATTGCAGCCAATATACAACCAGGCCAGCATTGTAGATGAAGCCGTAGGCGGTTTTATCATGAATTTGTTTATGTCTGTGGCCGTCGTTGTGATCACCCTATGTATTTTTATGGGCTGGCGTTCAGGTATTGTGGTTGGGTCGATATTGCTGGTGACCGTAATGGGTACCATATTGATCATGTGGCTAATGAACTTACAACTACAAAGGATTTCTTTAGGTGCCATGGTTATTGCCATGGGGATGTTGGTAGACAATGCCATTGTTGTAGCCGAAGGTATGATGTTACGCATGCGCCAAGGCAAAAACGCCATTGAAGCCGCGAGCTTTATTGTTAAACGCACCCAATGGCCGTTGCTTGGGGCAACGGTTATCGGTATTGCTGCGTTCTCGGGCATTGGCTTGTCTGATGACGCCACGGGTGAATTCCTCTACTCGTTGTTCGCAGTGATCATGATTTCCTTGTTGTTGAGCTGGGTATTAGCGGTATTGGTCACGCCACTATTTGGTTCGTATTTATATCAGCAAGGCACAGGTCAAGAAGAATCATCACAAGGTTTTTTACTGAGCGGCTACCGAAAATTTTTACGGCTAGCTTTAGCGCATCGTTGGTTAACGGTGGTGTTTTTGGTTGCCGTGACAGTCATTGCCTATGCAAGTTTTGGTAAGTTAAAGCAAGGCTTTTTCCCGCCATCTAATACACCTATCTTTTTTATGCATTATTGGGGACCGCAAGATCAGGATATCCGCACCACCAACAGCATAATGGAGCGAGCAGAGGAGTTGGTATTAGCACAAGAAAACGTTGACTCGGTGGCAAGTTTTGTCGGTCAAGGCGCGAGTCGTTTTACCTTAACTTATGGGCCAGAATCAAGCAATGAAAGCTATGGCTTGTTGTTAATTCGAGCCAAAGATCCAAGTTTCATTGACGAGCTCGGCCGCACTTTACTTTCCGAGCTTAAGCAACTGGACTTTAATTCCAATGTCTATCTTGAGCGCATGCAGTTTGGACCCAGTAATGGCGCCAAACTGGCGGCGAGATTCTCCGGACCAGATGCGGACGTGCTGCGCGACCTTGCTGAGCAAGCGATGGTTATTTTGCGAAACGATCAGCAAGTACGCGATATTCGTCATAACTGGCGAGAAAAGGGCAAAGCGCTGAATGGTCATTACGATAAAATTAATGCCGGTATCTCAGCGATATCGCGATCAGATTTTAATGATGCCATTCAATACGCCAGCTCAGGCTTACAGCTTGGTAGCTTACAAGATGGTGATTACACCTACAAAATCATGGCAAAAATGGCTAACGCTGATGATAACGAAATCGCCGCCATTGAAAATGCCCTGGTTTGGTCGTCGCAACAACGCCAATACGTGCCATTTAGACAGGTGTCGACAGGACTTGAGTTAGTTAGCGAAGAAGTGCGTATTCAACGTCGTGATCGGGTGCGTAATATCACCGTGTTTGCTGATCCGGGTTTTAACGAAACAGCCGGCGCTGCACTAGACCGTGTCCGCCCGCAAATCGAGGCGATTAAATTACCTGCCGGTTATTCATTAGATTGGGGCGGTGAATTTGAAGCACAAAAAGATGCGCAAAAGGCTTTAGGACAAGGCTTACCTGCTGGCTTTTTAGCGATGCTGATCATCTCCATCTTGCTGTTTGGACAGGCAAGACAACCGTTGATTATTTGGCTTGTGGTGCCGATGGCCGTGGTGGGTGTTGTCGCTGGTTTATATGTAACTGACTTACCCTTTGGCTTTATGGCACTGCTTGGCTTTTTAAGTTTATTCGGTATGCTGATAAAGAATGCCATTGTTTTACTTGAAGAAATCGACTTGCAGCGCCAAGAGCTTGATGACGACAAAACCGCTATTGTCGAGGCCAGCGTCAGTCGTTTACGTCCTGTATCGCTGGCGGCAATCACCACTATTTTAGGTATGGCCCCACTATTAAGTGACGCATTCTTTGCCGATATGTCAGTGACCATAATGGGCGGTTTAGCATTTGCCACCATACTGACACTTATCGCAGTACCGGTGTTGTACGCGTTACTTTATAGGATTCGGTATCGTTAA
- a CDS encoding GNAT family N-acetyltransferase has product MEVKIQKDDLSSGLVAKLLNAHLQEMHRYSPPESIHALDTEKLMDPAVTFWSAIIDNNLAACGALKQLSPDYGEIKSMKTDERYLRKGLAAKLLTEIIVEAEKRSYKRVSLETGSNDAFKPAIAMYERFGFVECGPFGDYQPDPYSKFFTKALGSSS; this is encoded by the coding sequence ATGGAAGTTAAAATACAAAAAGACGATCTAAGTAGTGGCTTAGTTGCTAAATTACTCAATGCACATTTACAAGAAATGCACAGGTATTCGCCGCCTGAAAGCATACACGCATTAGATACTGAAAAATTAATGGATCCAGCCGTGACCTTTTGGTCTGCGATTATTGATAACAATCTCGCCGCCTGTGGTGCGTTAAAACAGCTCTCACCTGATTATGGCGAGATAAAGTCGATGAAAACCGATGAACGCTATTTACGCAAGGGGCTTGCTGCTAAGCTATTGACTGAAATTATTGTTGAGGCAGAAAAACGCTCGTATAAGCGCGTTAGTTTAGAGACGGGCAGTAATGATGCTTTTAAACCAGCCATTGCCATGTACGAGAGGTTTGGCTTTGTTGAATGTGGTCCGTTTGGCGATTACCAGCCAGATCCCTACAGTAAGTTTTTTACTAAAGCTCTTGGTTCAAGTAGCTAA
- a CDS encoding TetR/AcrR family transcriptional regulator — protein MAKSKQQIIDAATACFLQHGYQATNISMISRYAEISRVTIHKHFGSKDVLLRAVIEHHCQRQNALFAQLKQQNQDIWATIATALKAIAEPMFNDIKQDMIRNELLYAGRKYAQDIIDQHRQNHVSYIQSLLEDAIDTKKIRLDTLNVSSFELAEMIEINFKGLIHTNRRLSIEQRIDQLISVYRQATRIENNS, from the coding sequence GTGGCAAAAAGTAAGCAACAAATCATAGACGCTGCAACAGCATGCTTTTTACAGCATGGTTATCAAGCGACCAACATTTCTATGATCAGTCGTTATGCGGAGATTTCTCGTGTGACGATACATAAACACTTTGGTTCAAAAGATGTGTTACTGCGTGCTGTTATTGAGCATCACTGTCAACGACAAAACGCGTTATTTGCTCAGTTAAAGCAACAAAACCAAGATATTTGGGCAACTATAGCAACGGCATTAAAAGCAATTGCCGAGCCTATGTTTAACGACATAAAACAAGATATGATCCGCAATGAACTGCTTTATGCTGGCCGTAAATACGCTCAAGATATCATTGATCAACATAGGCAAAATCACGTCAGCTACATTCAATCCTTGCTTGAAGATGCGATAGATACCAAGAAAATACGTCTAGATACGTTAAACGTGTCCAGTTTTGAACTGGCTGAAATGATAGAGATTAACTTTAAAGGATTGATCCATACCAACCGACGATTAAGCATCGAACAACGCATTGATCAGTTAATTAGCGTGTATCGTCAAGCAACCCGTATTGAAAACAACAGTTAA
- a CDS encoding cation:proton antiporter produces MEHLSEVLVMLLAAVVVIWLFRRIHLPAILAYLVAGALVGEHGLAMTGETINYDLFAEIGIVFLLFTLGLEFSLPKLLAMRHLVFGVGSKQVVISGLLFLIIAMTFGISFETALVIGGILALSSTAIVIRQLNESGSIKRKSGQISVAVLLFQDIAVVPLLIIIPLLSLGNDSSMLTALSVALLKGVFVIALLLAIGKWVLPRIYNQVAQVRSDELFVLTTLFVALSAAGITHGFGLSMALGAFVAGMMLGESQYKYQLEADIRPFRDILMGLFFITVGMKVDVMTIINEPLMIVALLVFFMAVKILVVRWVAVRAGESKKDAWASAFMLAQMGEFGFVLISLAASHQVLTSEQTSILLGAGIISMAITPYMIKNARSWAVAIAYDGKQDDDDELQKRKTRTLSNHVVICGFGRVGQTVSRFLKQEDIPFVAIDIDPLRVNEAREAGEHVLFGSARQTEVLQAANLAKARLVVISYGAAEQSLEVVQKVRAMSNDVQILVRTRNDDALESLKTAGANEVVPESLEGSLMLVSQVLNLSGIPFARIVKRMRAERKNHYNRLHGFYPGVDTNMSAEAIERLEFIHPTLLLDNAWANGRTIAELDLRRRRVGIIAIRRDEQEITTFDDSFTFQAQDTVVLQGKPRRVERLERLLQQGI; encoded by the coding sequence GTGGAACACTTGTCAGAAGTTTTGGTCATGTTACTTGCTGCCGTTGTGGTGATTTGGCTGTTTCGACGCATTCATTTACCGGCAATTTTAGCTTACCTTGTGGCAGGAGCCCTCGTAGGTGAGCATGGTTTAGCAATGACAGGGGAGACCATAAACTACGATTTATTCGCAGAGATCGGTATCGTATTTTTATTATTCACCTTAGGCCTTGAGTTTTCGTTACCTAAATTATTGGCCATGCGCCATTTAGTGTTTGGCGTCGGCTCAAAACAAGTCGTTATTTCAGGGCTGTTATTTTTAATTATTGCTATGACGTTTGGGATCAGCTTTGAAACCGCCTTAGTTATTGGTGGCATTCTTGCGTTGTCATCAACGGCCATTGTTATTCGTCAACTCAATGAAAGTGGTTCAATTAAGCGTAAGTCGGGGCAAATATCGGTTGCTGTCTTGTTATTTCAAGACATCGCGGTCGTCCCCTTATTGATCATCATTCCTCTTTTGTCTCTTGGCAATGACAGTTCAATGCTTACAGCGTTATCAGTTGCCTTGTTAAAAGGAGTGTTTGTTATAGCCTTGCTCCTAGCGATCGGTAAATGGGTGTTGCCTCGTATTTATAACCAAGTCGCCCAGGTGCGTAGCGATGAGTTATTCGTACTTACCACGTTATTTGTCGCTTTATCGGCTGCAGGTATTACCCATGGTTTTGGCTTATCTATGGCACTCGGCGCGTTTGTTGCGGGGATGATGCTGGGAGAGTCACAGTATAAATATCAACTGGAAGCCGATATTCGCCCATTTCGCGATATCTTAATGGGGCTATTTTTTATTACCGTTGGCATGAAAGTCGATGTAATGACCATCATTAATGAGCCACTTATGATAGTCGCTCTGCTGGTGTTTTTCATGGCGGTGAAAATTTTAGTGGTACGTTGGGTAGCGGTGCGTGCTGGCGAGTCAAAAAAAGACGCTTGGGCAAGTGCGTTCATGTTGGCGCAAATGGGCGAGTTTGGCTTTGTGCTGATTTCTCTAGCAGCAAGCCATCAAGTGTTAACCAGTGAGCAAACCTCGATTTTATTAGGGGCTGGTATTATCTCGATGGCAATCACCCCATATATGATAAAAAATGCTCGCTCTTGGGCTGTGGCAATCGCGTACGATGGCAAACAAGACGATGATGACGAGTTGCAAAAGCGCAAAACGAGAACCTTATCTAATCATGTGGTGATTTGCGGTTTTGGTCGTGTTGGTCAAACCGTGAGTCGGTTTTTAAAACAAGAAGATATACCTTTTGTTGCCATAGACATTGATCCGCTTCGTGTTAATGAAGCACGAGAAGCCGGTGAGCACGTGTTGTTTGGCTCTGCTCGGCAAACAGAGGTTTTGCAAGCAGCGAATCTAGCAAAAGCGCGCTTAGTGGTGATATCCTACGGTGCCGCAGAGCAATCACTAGAGGTTGTACAAAAGGTCAGAGCTATGTCGAATGACGTACAAATTCTGGTACGTACCCGCAATGACGATGCCTTAGAGTCATTAAAGACAGCGGGCGCTAATGAAGTCGTCCCTGAATCGTTAGAGGGGAGTCTTATGCTGGTCTCACAAGTACTGAATTTGTCAGGCATCCCGTTTGCAAGGATCGTCAAACGCATGCGTGCAGAGCGCAAAAACCATTACAATCGTTTGCATGGCTTTTATCCCGGTGTTGATACCAATATGAGTGCTGAGGCAATTGAGCGGCTTGAGTTTATTCATCCCACTTTACTATTAGATAATGCATGGGCCAATGGGCGCACCATTGCCGAATTAGATCTTAGAAGGCGTCGAGTGGGCATTATAGCCATCCGCCGTGATGAGCAAGAGATCACTACATTTGATGATAGTTTCACCTTTCAAGCACAAGACACCGTGGTTTTGCAAGGTAAGCCAAGGCGTGTCGAACGACTAGAGCGCTTGTTACAGCAAGGAATATAA
- a CDS encoding efflux RND transporter periplasmic adaptor subunit, with amino-acid sequence MNIVDKAMIFAIVLLVAGCGDKATDDAPTTVQPPVVQLRDVVATPQQNHYTFPAEVSAVKTLDLSFEVSGRLVKTDLLTGSTVKKGALLAAIDGAPFLRKVKEAQAKRDQALRERKRLAALIEKNLISRSSMDKVTTELELAEIALQKAKQDLSYTKLYAPFDAQVSERLVDNSNFVSSGQTIATLQDMSRIFFTFNVPERLITNYKDNTILSAKARLVHQTEQFDIVYVEHSTAVDPITQTYEVVFAMNPIAGRNIPPGARGIVDIIFASELNNDGLMIPFSALIGSEESGFSVFKFDATTQQVQKLAVKPTKIVEGYAVIRSELKVGDKVVAAGANQLSDGMVVRQYQGER; translated from the coding sequence ATGAATATCGTTGATAAAGCTATGATTTTCGCTATTGTTCTACTAGTAGCTGGTTGTGGAGACAAGGCGACAGATGATGCGCCAACAACTGTGCAACCGCCCGTTGTGCAATTACGCGATGTGGTTGCCACACCACAGCAAAATCACTATACCTTTCCTGCTGAAGTATCTGCGGTAAAAACCCTAGATTTAAGTTTTGAGGTATCAGGGCGTTTGGTTAAAACCGATTTACTGACGGGCTCAACGGTTAAAAAAGGAGCGCTACTAGCGGCAATTGATGGTGCCCCGTTTTTAAGAAAGGTAAAAGAAGCACAAGCGAAACGTGATCAAGCCTTACGTGAGCGTAAGCGTCTAGCCGCATTGATTGAAAAAAATCTTATTTCCCGCTCATCAATGGACAAAGTTACCACCGAGTTGGAGCTTGCCGAAATTGCGCTACAAAAAGCGAAACAAGATTTAAGTTATACCAAATTGTATGCGCCATTCGATGCACAGGTATCTGAACGACTCGTAGATAACAGTAACTTTGTTAGCTCAGGCCAAACGATTGCGACATTGCAAGACATGTCACGTATATTCTTTACCTTCAATGTGCCTGAGCGACTAATCACCAACTATAAAGACAATACGATTTTATCGGCGAAAGCGCGTTTAGTTCACCAAACGGAGCAGTTTGATATCGTTTATGTTGAGCACTCGACTGCGGTTGATCCTATCACCCAAACCTACGAGGTGGTATTTGCTATGAACCCGATTGCTGGGCGCAATATTCCTCCTGGCGCACGTGGCATTGTCGATATTATTTTTGCCAGTGAATTAAATAACGACGGCTTGATGATCCCGTTTTCTGCACTTATTGGTAGCGAAGAAAGCGGTTTTTCCGTGTTCAAATTTGATGCCACAACTCAGCAAGTACAAAAACTTGCAGTGAAGCCCACCAAAATCGTTGAAGGTTATGCCGTGATCCGCTCTGAATTAAAGGTTGGCGATAAGGTTGTCGCCGCTGGTGCTAATCAGCTTAGCGATGGCATGGTCGTGCGTCAGTATCAGGGTGAGCGCTAA